The genomic window AAGTAACCTAAGAGGAAGGCTGTCCTGGGAGGCCAGAAGCCACTGAATATTTCCATTCAGATGGCCCTGAGAGTTCTTGGGATCAGTAGTGCGGGGACCTCCAGCTTTGTGACCCAACATTGTACCAGAGAGAAGAGCAGCCATTTTTCAAGAGAGAAGCTCGCCTCCTCCATGCCTCATGGCGCTGGTTTTGCAGCAGCCTGAATCTGGAGTCAAGATTTCTCTCTGCAGGTCTTAGAAAGTGCCGGGTTCGAGTTACAAGGTTACGGATGGAGAACCGAAAGTTCTTTCTCATATCTTGATGGGCTGGAACAGAGacaattcacagaattcacagaatgactaggttggaagagaccttcaagatcttCGAGTCCAAtccatgccctaacacctcaactaaactaTGGCATTGAGTGCCATATCCagtcttgttttaaacacatccagggatggtgactccaccacctccccgggaagaccattccagtactttatcactctctCACTTCACTTTCAAAAGTGAAAacctttttcctaatatccaacctatatttcccctgatgcagcttgagactgtgtcctcctgtcctgtcagttgctgcttggagaaaaagaccaacccccacctgactacgACCACCTTTcagaagttgtagagagtgataaggtcacctctgaggctgcttttctccaggctaaacacccccagctccttcagtcattcctcacaggacttgtgttccaagcccctcaccagccttgttgccctcctctggacgcgctcaagcgtctcaacgtccttcccgAACggagggcccagaactggacacagcactcgaggtgtggcctcaccagtgctgagtacagggaaGGAtgatgtccctgctcctgctggccacactattcctgacacaggccagatgccattggccttcttggccatcagggcacactgctggctcatgttcagccggcTGTCagccagtacccccaggtcctcTTCCGCCCAGGCACTGTCCAGCTGCACTGTCCCCAGCCTATAATgttgcagggggttattgtggccaaaatgcaggacttggcactcggacttattaaacttcatcctattggactctgcccatccatccaaccattccaggtctctctgcagagccaacAGATCGACACACGatcccagcttagtgtcatccACAAATTtactcaatcccctcatccatgtcatcagtAAAGATATTGAACggaactggccccagcacagacccctgagggacatcACTGGTGACTGGCCGCCAGCCAGATGCAGCGCTGTTCAACCAAGGTCACAAGGTCAGAGCCCAGACCTTTAGGGACCCCAGGAATCTCTCTTGTGACGGCAGCCCCACTCCGTCCCACCCCACCCAATCCCACATCTTCCCGTGCCCAGAAGGCAACTGGAAGAGGATAAGCCCAAGTAAGGTGCTTGCCATGAATATCCCATGTGTCCCTTAAATTTCTGTCTGCTCTGCCCACACCACCCCTCTTGTGGACAGAGCAGAACCCTGCCCAGGATCTTTTATGCATTCACACCTGTCCCTTCTGacatcccactgctcccactgaTCCTCACAGGTGATGTGGAGCaattcctgctgcctgctcaagtggcagctgctgagcactAGGGACACCAAGCCTGTCATCGCCCTAGTGGCACAGCTCCCCAGCACCAGTGCTGCCGCCTGGCCACATGTCCTCCTCCccttggcagggctgagccaTATATAAATGACAAGGGCAAGGGTGGCAGAGGGTGGCAGGGAGTCCTAAGGCATAGTCAGGGCACCACAGCCACTGGGCtgagtcctgctgctggggcttggGCCAAGCTACAGTAGGGCAGCGAGGGACCCTGAGGGTTTTGGCTCACCAGTGAGCCTGATGGCTGCCTCTCGCATGGACTtgtgtgggctctgcaggtacATCACAGACTGGCGCAGGTACCCATCTGCTCTGTCTCTGTCCTCTTCCAGCTGAAAAGAGCACAAGGGGACTGAGGGAAGGGTTGCCACTGATTCTTCCCCTTGGACAGGCAGCCCCTGCATCCAGGATTGGCATCCCTGCATGGACAGTGCTGATGGCCGGCCAACAGCTGGGTTGGAGGGAGCATAGTGATGGTAACTCCACAGGGAGCCTCCGTGCTGTCCTGATGCCAAAGcacagctgggcttgggctctcTTGGCAGCCTGGCTCAGGGAAGCACAGGAGCCTGCAGAAGAGACTGCTGGGCCACACACCCGAGGGGAGTAGTGTGTGGGGAGCAGGCTGTTGGTGATGAGTGCAGCAGTAGGCAGgggccacagctgccagcccctcaCAGTGGGTATTGAGGGCAGAGGGCTTGTTCAGACACAGTCTGGGGCTTTGAGGCCACCCTTACCAGGCACTCGCCAAACCTCCACAGCTCTTCTgtctccaggagctgcacaagATTCCACTTCTTCAGGAATATCGTTGCTTGAATCAGGGTTTCCCAAGaggcctgcagagcagcagagactgGGAGATGGCACAGCATCCCAGGGCACAGGCCCAGCCAAAGGCCAGGAGGAGGTCGGAGTGCTGCAGTCTTTGAGACATTAGAGCAGAAGGCAGCTGAGCCCGCTCACAGGGGACACTAGCAGCTCAGTGTCCTCACCTCTGCCACAAACTGGTTCTCATCATACATGTGGTAGAACAGCGGGAGCAGGCTCTGGTGCACGCAGTCCTGCAGGGGCcattctccttcttcctctaCTAACTGCATCACTGCTTCAAAGAGGTGAATGGAGACCAGCTGCACATGGCTGTCATCCTAGTGAAGAGAGCAAGAACCTCAGCACGGCCTACTCCAGGCCTAACTGGGCACGGAACTGAAGATCCACAAGGGAACAGTTTCCTGGCAGCATCTCAAGGGGTGGGGGAAAAGAGGTGGGCACAGAGCTTTACATTGTCAAAGAGTGGCCGGAATGCCTCAgccagctgcagagcaaggGAACTGGTAATTGGCAGATGTCTGTTCAGGAACATCTCATTTAGCACAGAGAGTGTCATCCACACCACCTCCCTGTCTTCATCCTTCAGCACCTCGGTGAGGCTTTCACTCAGGTTTTGCATGCTTTCAGCCTGTGTGGAACACAATGTAATCTTGTGAAGCCATGAAAGGTTGCATTGCCAAAACCACTCCAGCAGCTCGATCCcatgctgctgcctcagagcCCAGATGCCAAAGGCTTTAGCCAGGCAAATGGGGAGTTAGGAGAGCTGGAAGAAGCTGCCCATCTTCTGAAGTCCATCCAAATGCAAGCTACTGTGTTACTCAGCTCCACACTGCAATCACAGCTTCAGCTGGGCAGCCTGCTTCTCACCATAGAAGGTCTCTTGCAGAGTACCATGAGGCATCTGAGCACCAGGAGACGCATTGGTCTGCACTCCTTGAATAGGTAGATTTGGACAAGCTGTAGGATGCGTTTGTCCCAGTTCTCTAACTTAAGGCAAGGCAGGGCCTGAAACAcacacagcagtgacagtgtcACAAGTGTCACCCCAGCAGCAAGGGACaaagggcacagagcagagcccacctctgctcctccttcACTGACTGCAGGACTCCCCTGCAGCTGCATCTCCAAGAGGGCAGAGTGGTGGGACACAGCTTGGCAAGGCAGTGCTTGCCATCAGGCTCACCTCAACAAggaaggccatggcagccacCTCCCAGCGTGCCTCCTCTCTGCGGAGCAGCCTGAACAGGCAGCGTGCAATCCGGTAACACAAAGGCTGTGAGGTCCTGAGCATTGCtctggcaggggaaaaaagacactGTTGActctgagcagggcaggcagacCTCTCCTAGGACTGACTCACAGAAGCCTCTTCTTTCACCACTACCTCTTGCAAGGAGGAAGGCGGAGCCAAACACCAGCAGGCTCATTTCAGGAATGAAGAGGCTGGAAAACCACCCTTTCCGCCCACGGGGCAGTCCTGTGCCCCGGGCTGTCAGTGGCCCTCAAGATGCAACCGCCCTGTTCCCAGCAGGCTGTCCTCAGTGAGGCTGcctgcagacacagctcctTCTCTGTGCCATCAGCACAGAGACGCTGGCACTCCTCACGGAAAAGAGATGCTGGCGCTTTGGGTTCTGGCTGCTCCAGTGCACCCAGCCCTTCAAGGCTTTGTCACTCTGCTGCACCATCCCTCAGTGACAAGTCCCTCTCACCCATGATCACAGGGATTCTATAGACACTGTGGAGAAATAACAGCTGGGGCGGGGAGAATGGGGCTCTCACCTGGCCAGAAGACCCACTGTATGGTGGTGGGTGTCAGTGCTGAGGAGTGTGTCCCAGCCACACTCACGTTCAACTTCAGGCACTACATCCTCATACTCAAGCTCACAGAGCAGTGCTTTCATGGTCATCAATGCaaatctgtgtgcagagcaaagcccaggtgaTGCCAGGAATCCTGGACCCAGCTCCAAGGGCACTGTGGAGATGGAGGACCAGTGGAGCACCTGTTGGGGTTCTTGGGCAGGAAGTGCTTGTGCTGACATTGCCTCCAGAAGGCATTGACTTTCACTGgcatctgctctgtgctggagaaAACTTGGAAGAGCAGGGCCACAAAGAGgcaaggaaaatacagaatcaACATCTCTGGGCGCTCAGGCAGGTGAATGATCTCCCACAGTGCTCTGGTTGCctgcaaaaaccaaaacagccaGACACCACGCTCAGCACCAAGACATCTCTGTGGCAGGGCCCAGGCATGGGAGAATGAAGCTCAGGCTTTGCTCTGTGCCTGGGGGAGCAGCatctgccctggctgcctctgcaACTGCCACAAACCCAGGCTTCTAGAACACCACGTGAGGCATGGAATGCAATGATGGATGGGGGACTGAGGATGGAGAGATGCCAGAGAGGCAGCCCTTGAGGATATGCTTGGGTCTAGTCCAGAAACTCACGGCCAGAGGAAAGACATCTGAGTCGTCCTTATCGGAGGTGGATGTGCTGTGCAGCGGCCAGTCCTCCAGCACACAgaggagctctggcagcaccTTCTCTGCAGTTCCATGTGAGGAGACAATTGCCCTCCACATGGTCACAGCAACTCTGCAGGCCCAGAACTCCGTGTCACTGGGGTTTTGGCCACAACACCGTGGCCTGGCCTGGCCAGCTGCAGCTggtcagcagctctgcccctgccctctgcccctctccagcagcacccagccacACTGCTACTGTGAGTAGCAGACAGCCAAGTGATGGTGCCTTGAAGGACAGGGAAGGAGCATGGCAGCAGGGTCTTGGGCTGACATGCCACGACTGGGAAACAATGGCATCGGAGGGGCCTctgaaaattttcctctttctgccaCCACACGTGAGGCAGTGTCTACATGTTGTTGATGGGCTCTCAGGATGATGAATCTTGAGCCTTCCAGACCAATGGGCCTCGTACCTGTCACACGATGGGGCACACCGCAGAAGGGTCACCACCACATCATGTGGCTGTGCAAGGGTCATCTCCTGCAGGGTCTTATCTAGTTTGTGCTCAGCAGACACATCCGTGATGGATGAGAGCCACTGGTAAATGTCCCTCACAATGGTCGGCACCTGGAGGAGACATGTGAGGGAATTGGAGCGCCACTAGAGAGAGCCATTTCCCTAGCTTGCCTcaagaatgttttcctttgcaatTCACCGTGCTGGACTTGAAAAGCATTGACAAGGCTGTCTGGGGCTTTGTGTCCATCCTTACCATGCACTCTTCACCTCTCCATTTCATTTCCAACAGATACTTGCACTTCCTTTCTTGCAGGGAATTGGTGTGCCACTGGAGAGAGCCATTTCCCCAGCTTACCCCCATGTAGTGCTTCCTTTTCTAGCACACTGTGCTGGTCTAAAAGTCTGTTGGATGCCCAGCAGACTCAGCTTGAGAATGTACACATTTGCTCGTTGGCCAAGTCCTTGCCATAGACAACTTACTTTCTTCAGTCTGGAAGTGCCACTTTCCATGATCTTAGCACAGCACTTTCCATGATCCAGCATGGCACAGTCCTCTGCTTTACAGAAGTCAGCATTTGCCATGTCCTCAGGGGCCATGCTGGTATTGTCTTCAGGATCAGTAGGCTTATGGAAGTTCAAAAGTATCTTAAGGCAGGAAAAAGACGGATGTCAAAtccagtgctctgcagcagtGCTTGGCTGAGCTGCAATGGCAAgtccagcccaggcagggaagTCTGCAGGTACCTGTGCATTTCTGCGGAAGTAGCAATGGGTGCGCTTCTTCTTTTCTGGCAGTTTCTCAACTGGATTTGGCAAAAAGCAAGCACAGTCAGAGCTGAGGGAgtgcaggagaggctggagaacaCAGCTAagccctgcactccccagcGAGGGTCAGCTGTCAGACAACAGCTCTTGCGGGCACCAGTCCCTATctctctggctgcagcctggggctgagggtgcCTGGTGGATGGAGCAGGGCTACTGCGGGAAtcagccccattcccatctccccttCTTCCCTGGGGATGTCCACAGTGCATGGGATGGCCCAGCTCAGCCACTtacctgcctgcagcagctggactcCCTCCACTTCTTCAGACTGCTGTGctagagcagccccagggctttTATCATCATCCTTGTcctcctcccccttctcctcttccctccccttcaTCGAGGTCGATCTGGGCATGCTTGGGGTTCTCTTCACTGGGAGTTCTTGCTGTTTGATCCTGCTGGAGCTTGGGCTTTGAGGGCTTCAGCCACAGGGAAGGGAGATGCCTTGGAAAAGACGACAGGGGTCAGCAAGACATGAGGTGGCTATGCAGGGCCTCCTTGCAGCCCCGCTCTGTTCCTTCCTGTCCTCTTGTGTACTCCGGGGTTATGTGGGTGGATGCTTTGATGCCAGAAATGGGTCACAAAGTGCCCATATGGTGGTGGGTCACAAAGGGGCCCCTGACACGTGACATCCAATTGGCAGTGCCTACGTCACAGTGGGTCACACAGGGGTCCATGGCATGTGCTGTCCAATTGGCTGTGCCCATATAATGGTGGGTGGTTGCCATGAACATATGTTTATTGATGGAGAGATCATGTTCATACAGCAGAACAATGGGCATGTGTTGCTTTGAGGATGTCTCCACCAATGCTCTTTACCTGGATTTTCTGTCTGATCCTTTCTCAAGCCCCTATGTCTTCATCCTCTAGGGTTCTCATGTTTGTCCCAGTGGGTCAGACTTCAACCTCCAGGGCTTTTATCCTGCAGCCcaaagagagagggaaacaaAACACACCACATCAAAGTCACCTCGTTTGTTCACAATAAAAGGACAGTTACAAGCACAACCCAGAAGACCTTTTACCTCAGCAAGGCATCAACACTGGTGACAATGCCAAGAGTGTGGATAGTGGGTGCCTCTGCCATACTCTACCCCAGAACCACAGTCATGATCTGTGGCATTCCAAGACACAGAGGAGGATGCtgaggcagggacaccttgggaAGAAACACCCCTTTAAGTTAGGGTGACACAAAGAGTTGCTCTCCCACAGTTCCTTGCTCTTAGATGTTAATAACACAATCCCTTGTcatccctttcctcctcctccgttCTAGAatgttccctgctcctgccttccctaTTGATCCCCATCCTCACAGCTCCTCCCCTGAATCCCAGTTGGTTGTTACCCTATAACCCTGCCTCTGTACTGCCCCTATTCTCTTTGCTCATTGGCCCTCAGCCCTGATTGGCCCTCAGACCTTCCTCGTCCCATATAGAATCCTGGACCCTTCTTTGTTCTTCGCTCTTTTTCCCTGGTCCCTTTCAGTGTGCTGATAATAAAGGCTACTGGAATACCATACAAAGAGCCCCTCCTGTGCTTCTTCATCAACCCTCAGATAACAACGTGTGGTGTGAGCATCTGGTGCGCGCTGAGTTGTCCCCTTCTCCTAGGGGACACTCTTGGGAACGCGGTggcttcagcagctcctgccgcGCCACTGCAATGATCTGACCGGTGTCTTTGGAGTGGTGGCGCCTCCAAAGTTCAAAGTAGATGCAATGTTACCGAGTTGCGATGCCTACTATAGACGACTGTTCTTCAAGCACCATTAGCAATGAACAGGCGATCGACAATAAGAACAATAAGCATGCAGTAATAACCAACATCATAGGAACAATTAACAGTAGCATTGGTCCCCATGGCTACCCCTTCCGGCCTGAGCTCCTCCCCTGTTGTTGCACGCTGCGGCCACAGAGTGGAGATTCGCCAGCCAGCACACTCCCGGTGGCCAGAGGGCACTCACAAGAGTGGCCACCCCCTGATCTCTGCCAAGACCACCTAGGGTGGTGGTGATTACTGCGGCGTGGGtgacacagcagaggcacaaCACGAGGAGTCTGaggcaaaggaaaatggaagGATCACTTGACTGAGTTTCCAAGAAAGGTTTATTCCCGGAAGGGGTCAGGAACAACTGACCAGAATCTGAGGTCTGAACAGTGTTTTTAAAGAGGGGAGGGTAGAAGGGCTGGAAACATCTCTTAATCAGTAAGGGAATCCCAGGGGAGGAGTACATCACTGAATGTGTCCAATGGGGTTCACACAGGGGAGGGAAGAAGCCTTACAAGGCAATTCTCTTTTAAGGTAAAGGTAACTGACAAGGAACATTCTAGAACAAAAGGGGTGTAGCAGCTCTGACTCGCAAGGGTAGGGGGCAGTACAACTGAGACAGACAAGGACATATAAGGGGATAAGGGGAGGAACAGGGAGATTGGCATAAGGATGGACAGACAAGTGGTGGGAAAACTTTGTAGTAAACAACTTAGGAACGAACCACTGGGGGAACAAACTGGGGTACATGGGAGAAACCACTAGAACTTACTAACAACAGAAATCTAACTTTCATATTAAAATAGCAACTGTAAAACACCAAACCACCACATCCCCCCCAGTGGTCCCTCCACTCCTggttcccacaacaccaggaCCAGAAGATGTAATGACAGCAACTGGAAGGAGGCAATATTGGCCTCCACTGCCACCAACCAGCGGGCAGATTCCAGTTGCCCGAAAAAGGCCCGCACAATCATTAAGTGCCCTCCATCCTCTTTGGAGGATGAGAACAGCAGATCCTGAGTCTGAGCATTGCTGGGCCCTAAAACTAACAACCTCCCatttaaaaaccccaagaaaatcACCCCAAACATCACCCTACCACCAAGATGGCTGGCAACACCCACACCAGTGAGGTCCTTCTGACTGTCCTGTCTAGGAATGTGCCCCCTGTTGGTGGAGTGACCAAATTatcctttgtctccttaaaaaggcaaaaagcccagaaatttctctcctcaatttggtaAAAAGACACCCCATAGGATCTTTAGGACTTCACCTCAAACCTAGGGCTACCCAAGTGGACAGAGGCCAAAAGGTCCTGCCTAGGtaattcactagaaaaagaagagaacaaaggaaataatcacttttgtggggtgttttagcaggagcaagaacctcttgccccTGGCTCGGCTTTTCTCTGTaagagctttgttattttgccttttattaaaactttttctgtttccaacactATCTCAGAAGCCATCCTGCTAATTTTATGCCATTCgaggtagctgagctatctCGGGTGTGATAGGTTCTCTGAGAGCTCATAAGACCTGGCTCAAGGATAAAAATACCAGTCCTGGTCTTCTGGATGTCCGTCAGAACACCAGCAGTGGATGCGTGATTAATAGCACAGCCCAAAGAAAACATCTGGGTCGCCCTCGCCAAGACTCTACGCCAAGACAACATGTGCCTGTctgtgggcagtgccagcaatTCGCTGGCCTCGTGCCTGGTAGAGATTCTCCTAAAACCCAATGAATACCCCTTCACGGGGAAGGAACCCAGCCTGGTAGG from Vidua macroura isolate BioBank_ID:100142 chromosome Z, ASM2450914v1, whole genome shotgun sequence includes these protein-coding regions:
- the LOC128822334 gene encoding maestro heat-like repeat-containing protein family member 7, with protein sequence MPRSTSMKGREEEKGEEDKDDDKSPGAALAQQSEEVEGVQLLQAVEKLPEKKKRTHCYFRRNAQILLNFHKPTDPEDNTSMAPEDMANADFCKAEDCAMLDHGKCCAKIMESGTSRLKKWHTNSLQERKCKYLLEMKWRGEECMVPTIVRDIYQWLSSITDVSAEHKLDKTLQEMTLAQPHDVVVTLLRCAPSCDRVAVTMWRAIVSSHGTAEKVLPELLCVLEDWPLHSTSTSDKDDSDVFPLAATRALWEIIHLPERPEMLILYFPCLFVALLFQVFSSTEQMPVKVNAFWRQCQHKHFLPKNPNRFALMTMKALLCELEYEDVVPEVERECGWDTLLSTDTHHHTVGLLARAMLRTSQPLCYRIARCLFRLLRREEARWEVAAMAFLVEALPCLKLENWDKRILQLVQIYLFKECRPMRLLVLRCLMVLCKRPSMAESMQNLSESLTEVLKDEDREVVWMTLSVLNEMFLNRHLPITSSLALQLAEAFRPLFDNDDSHVQLVSIHLFEAVMQLVEEEGEWPLQDCVHQSLLPLFYHMYDENQFVAEASWETLIQATIFLKKWNLVQLLETEELWRFGECLLEEDRDRADGYLRQSVMYLQSPHKSMREAAIRLTAHQDMRKNFRFSIRISAASSVTADCDTIARHRFHDTLCLRPALGTGLGAAPARPCCCVGGSACRLRVRWSPRSVPEPCRGPGTRNVPPRQRGTAGTAGSGAPAAPGGGRGGKGLRDIRVDEEVETAAPLALERFRYGQDTGPKERLFTGSVILLE